The proteins below are encoded in one region of Alosa sapidissima isolate fAloSap1 chromosome 24, fAloSap1.pri, whole genome shotgun sequence:
- the mapta gene encoding microtubule-associated protein tau isoform X13, protein MVPGKARAFSGIAMDQQHQDFLSSSPNSHGLHYNSSDTMATSLSGMTINDHHHGNQFHKENGVAVGHMGPGDCPMKADDPTATAEGLQDELASPSEVMEAQSAHSRVEGDLECLEQAAEETECGLASPSAIAETESALSVEEGQLADDPTATAEGLQDELASPSEVMEAQSAHSRVEGDLAECLEQAAEETECGLASPSAIAETKSALSVEEGQLVECLEPAAEEADDGQLSVSEHSEADIAPSGEGEECASGGNMASPTAQPKADIDADKRTTRTALSKARPSSLKRPTAVPPSLRRKAPTPPSSRCPPAPSKPPISGPRESQLRAPGARPHAAGTKIPAMTPTQSVNGKAAAAKNGKVSPKATDASGGNSPGTPKSPASKSLGTKSPATGKEIKKVAVIRSTPKSPGSLKGRSPAPLAAAAPLPDLKGVKSKIGSTANLKHQPGGGQVQILDKKMDLSSVQSKCGSKANLKYQPGGGNIQILDQKVDFSNVQSRCGSKANLKHTPGGGRVQILEKKMDFSNVQSKCGSKGNIKHVPGGGNVQIVDQKLDLSSVQSRCGSKDNMKHVPGGGNVQIVHKKIDLTNVQSKCGSKDNIHHKPGGGGRRIESHKLNFRETAKARTDHGAEIVSLEDSPHDLSTVSSSGSINMADSPQLSTLADQVSASLAQQGL, encoded by the exons CCTTTAGTGGAATTGCTATGGACCAGCAGCACCAGGACTTCCTGAGTTCTTCACCGAACAGCCACGGGCTTCACTACAACTCCTCGGATACCATGGCGACTTCCCTCTCCGGTATGACCATCAATGAccatcaccatggcaaccagTTCCATAAGGAGAACGGCGTTGCAGTGGGGCACATGGGACCAGGAGATTGTCCAATGAAAG CAGATGacccaacagcaacagcagaagGGTTACAGGATGAGCTAGCCTCACCATCGGAGGTCATGGAGGCTCAGAGCGCCCACTCTAGAGTAGAGGGGGACCTCG AGTGTCTAGAGCAAGCAGCGGAAGAGACAGAGTGTGGGCTAGCCTCCCCATCTGCCATCGCTGAGACTGAGAGCGCCCTCTCTGTTGAGGAGGGGCAACTAG CAGACGacccaacagcaacagcagaagGGTTACAGGATGAGCTAGCCTCACCATCGGAGGTCATGGAGGCTCAGAGCGCCCACTCTAGAGTAGAGGGGGACCTCG CAGAGTGTCTAGAGCAAGCAGCGGAAGAGACAGAGTGTGGGCTAGCCTCCCCATCTGCCATCGCTGAGACTAAGAGCGCCCTCTCTGTTGAGGAGGGGCAACTAG TGGAATGCCTGGAACCTGCAGCAGAGGAAGCTGATGATGGTCAATTGTCTGTGTCTGAGCACTCTGAAGCTGACATCGCCCCCTCTGGTGAGGGGGAGGAGTGTG CAAGTGGAGGAAACATGGCTTCTCCAACAG CACAACCCAAGGCTGACATTGATGCTGACAAGCGG ACCACCCGAACAGCCCTTTCCAAAGCTAGACCCTCCTCCCTAAAAAGGCCCACCGCAGTCCCCCCGTCCCTCAGAAGGAAAGCCCCAACCCCCCCTTCTAGCAGGTGCCCCCCAGCCCCCTCCAAGCCCCCCATCTCTGGGCCCAGAGAGAGCCAGCTCAGG GCTCCAGGTGCAAGACCTCATGCTGCAGGCACTAAGATCCCAGCCATGACACCAACTCAGTCGG TCAATGGCAAAGCTGCTGCTGCCAAGAATGGCAAAG TCTCCCCCAAGGCCACCGATGCGAGTGGGGGCAACAGCCCTGGCACCCCCAAATCCCCCGCCAGCAAATCGCTGGGTACCAAGTCCCCCGCCACCGGCAAGGAGATTAAGAAGGTGGCCGTGATCCGCTCCACGCCCAAATCCCCCGGGTCGCTCAAGGGCCGCTCACCAGCCCCGCTGGCCGCCGCCGCCCCACTGCCTGACCTCAAGGGGGTCAAGTCCAAGATCGGCTCCACGGCCAACCTCAAGCACCAGCCAGGCGGAGGACAG GTCCAAATTCTGGATAAGAAGATGGACTTGAGCAGTGTCCAGTCTAAATGTGGATCCAAAGCCAATCTGAAATATCAGCCAGGAGGTGGAAAT ATCCAAATTCTCGATCAGAAGGTGGACTTCAGCAACGTCCAGTCCAGGTGTGGATCGAAGGCCAACCTCAAGCATACTCCAGGAGGTGGCAGA GTGCAAATTCTTGAGAAGAAGATGGACTTCAGTAATGTTCAGTCTAAGTGCGGCTCCAAAGGCAATATCAAACATGTACCGGGAGGTGGCAAT GTTCAAATTGTTGATCAGAAGTTGGACTTAAGTAGTGTCCAGTCTAGGTGTGGATCCAAAGACAATATGAAACATGTGCCAGGAGGTGGAAAT GTTCAGATTGTCCACAAGAAGATTGATCTGACCAACGTGCAGTCGAAGTGCGGCTCTAAAGACAACATCCACCACAAGCCAGGAGGTGGAGGGAGAAGG ATTGAGTCGCACAAGCTGAACTTCCGCGAGACAGCAAAGGCCCGCACCGACCACGGCGCCGAGATTGTCTCCCTGGAGGACTCGCCCCACGACCTCAGCACCGTCTCCTCCTCAGGCAGCATCAACATGGCCGACTCGCCGCAGCTCTCCACACTGGCCGACCAGGTGTCGGCATCTCTTGCCCAGCAGGGTTTGTGA
- the mapta gene encoding microtubule-associated protein tau isoform X20 produces the protein MVPGKARAFSGIAMDQQHQDFLSSSPNSHGLHYNSSDTMATSLSGMTINDHHHGNQFHKENGVAVGHMGPGDCPMKVEAEESEPLPEERKDGTVSISKLKETQSAPSGQEVSTADDPTATAEGLQDELASPSEVMEAQSAHSRVEGDLAECLEQAAEETECGLASPSAIAETESALSVEEGQLVECLEPAAEEADDGQLSVSEHSEADIAPSGEGEECASGGNMASPTAQPKADIDADKRTTRTALSKARPSSLKRPTAVPPSLRRKAPTPPSSRCPPAPSKPPISGPRESQLRAPGARPHAAGTKIPAMTPTQSVNGKAAAAKNGKVSPKATDASGGNSPGTPKSPASKSLGTKSPATGKEIKKVAVIRSTPKSPGSLKGRSPAPLAAAAPLPDLKGVKSKIGSTANLKHQPGGGQVQILDKKMDLSSVQSKCGSKANLKYQPGGGNIQILDQKVDFSNVQSRCGSKANLKHTPGGGRVQILEKKMDFSNVQSKCGSKGNIKHVPGGGNVQIVDQKLDLSSVQSRCGSKDNMKHVPGGGNVQIVHKKIDLTNVQSKCGSKDNIHHKPGGGGRRIESHKLNFRETAKARTDHGAEIVSLEDSPHDLSTVSSSGSINMADSPQLSTLADQVSASLAQQGL, from the exons CCTTTAGTGGAATTGCTATGGACCAGCAGCACCAGGACTTCCTGAGTTCTTCACCGAACAGCCACGGGCTTCACTACAACTCCTCGGATACCATGGCGACTTCCCTCTCCGGTATGACCATCAATGAccatcaccatggcaaccagTTCCATAAGGAGAACGGCGTTGCAGTGGGGCACATGGGACCAGGAGATTGTCCAATGAAAG TGGAGGCTGAGGAGTCCGAGCCTTTgccagaggagagaaaggatggGACTGTGTCCATCTCTAAGCTGAAGGAGACTCAGAGCGCCCCCTCTGGTCAGGAGGTGTCCACTG CAGATGacccaacagcaacagcagaagGGTTACAGGATGAGCTAGCCTCACCATCGGAGGTCATGGAGGCTCAGAGCGCCCACTCTAGAGTAGAGGGGGACCTCG CAGAGTGTCTAGAGCAAGCAGCGGAAGAGACAGAGTGTGGGCTAGCCTCCCCATCTGCCATCGCTGAGACTGAGAGCGCCCTCTCTGTTGAGGAGGGGCAACTAG TGGAATGCCTGGAACCTGCAGCAGAGGAAGCTGATGATGGTCAATTGTCTGTGTCTGAGCACTCTGAAGCTGACATCGCCCCCTCTGGTGAGGGGGAGGAGTGTG CAAGTGGAGGAAACATGGCTTCTCCAACAG CACAACCCAAGGCTGACATTGATGCTGACAAGCGG ACCACCCGAACAGCCCTTTCCAAAGCTAGACCCTCCTCCCTAAAAAGGCCCACCGCAGTCCCCCCGTCCCTCAGAAGGAAAGCCCCAACCCCCCCTTCTAGCAGGTGCCCCCCAGCCCCCTCCAAGCCCCCCATCTCTGGGCCCAGAGAGAGCCAGCTCAGG GCTCCAGGTGCAAGACCTCATGCTGCAGGCACTAAGATCCCAGCCATGACACCAACTCAGTCGG TCAATGGCAAAGCTGCTGCTGCCAAGAATGGCAAAG TCTCCCCCAAGGCCACCGATGCGAGTGGGGGCAACAGCCCTGGCACCCCCAAATCCCCCGCCAGCAAATCGCTGGGTACCAAGTCCCCCGCCACCGGCAAGGAGATTAAGAAGGTGGCCGTGATCCGCTCCACGCCCAAATCCCCCGGGTCGCTCAAGGGCCGCTCACCAGCCCCGCTGGCCGCCGCCGCCCCACTGCCTGACCTCAAGGGGGTCAAGTCCAAGATCGGCTCCACGGCCAACCTCAAGCACCAGCCAGGCGGAGGACAG GTCCAAATTCTGGATAAGAAGATGGACTTGAGCAGTGTCCAGTCTAAATGTGGATCCAAAGCCAATCTGAAATATCAGCCAGGAGGTGGAAAT ATCCAAATTCTCGATCAGAAGGTGGACTTCAGCAACGTCCAGTCCAGGTGTGGATCGAAGGCCAACCTCAAGCATACTCCAGGAGGTGGCAGA GTGCAAATTCTTGAGAAGAAGATGGACTTCAGTAATGTTCAGTCTAAGTGCGGCTCCAAAGGCAATATCAAACATGTACCGGGAGGTGGCAAT GTTCAAATTGTTGATCAGAAGTTGGACTTAAGTAGTGTCCAGTCTAGGTGTGGATCCAAAGACAATATGAAACATGTGCCAGGAGGTGGAAAT GTTCAGATTGTCCACAAGAAGATTGATCTGACCAACGTGCAGTCGAAGTGCGGCTCTAAAGACAACATCCACCACAAGCCAGGAGGTGGAGGGAGAAGG ATTGAGTCGCACAAGCTGAACTTCCGCGAGACAGCAAAGGCCCGCACCGACCACGGCGCCGAGATTGTCTCCCTGGAGGACTCGCCCCACGACCTCAGCACCGTCTCCTCCTCAGGCAGCATCAACATGGCCGACTCGCCGCAGCTCTCCACACTGGCCGACCAGGTGTCGGCATCTCTTGCCCAGCAGGGTTTGTGA
- the mapta gene encoding microtubule-associated protein tau isoform X18: MVPGKARAFSGIAMDQQHQDFLSSSPNSHGLHYNSSDTMATSLSGMTINDHHHGNQFHKENGVAVGHMGPGDCPMKVEAEESEPLPEERKDGTVSISKLKETQSAPSGQEVSTADDPTATAEGLQDELASPSEVMEAQSAHSRVEGDLAECLEQAAEETECGLASPSAIAETESALSVEEGQLADDPTATAEGLQDELASPSEVMEAQSAHSRVEGDLAECLEQAAEETECGLASPSAIAETKSALSVEEGQLVECLEPAAEEADDGQLSVSEHSEADIAPSGEGEECASGGNMASPTAQPKADIDADKRTTRTALSKARPSSLKRPTAVPPSLRRKAPTPPSSRCPPAPSKPPISGPRESQLRAPGARPHAAGTKIPAMTPTQSVNGKAAAAKNGKVSPKATDASGGNSPGTPKSPASKSLGTKSPATGKEIKKVAVIRSTPKSPGSLKGRSPAPLAAAAPLPDLKGVKSKIGSTANLKHQPGGGQVQILDKKMDLSSVQSKCGSKANLKYQPGGGNIQILDQKVDFSNVQSRCGSKANLKHTPGGGRVQIVHKKIDLTNVQSKCGSKDNIHHKPGGGGRRIESHKLNFRETAKARTDHGAEIVSLEDSPHDLSTVSSSGSINMADSPQLSTLADQVSASLAQQGL; this comes from the exons CCTTTAGTGGAATTGCTATGGACCAGCAGCACCAGGACTTCCTGAGTTCTTCACCGAACAGCCACGGGCTTCACTACAACTCCTCGGATACCATGGCGACTTCCCTCTCCGGTATGACCATCAATGAccatcaccatggcaaccagTTCCATAAGGAGAACGGCGTTGCAGTGGGGCACATGGGACCAGGAGATTGTCCAATGAAAG TGGAGGCTGAGGAGTCCGAGCCTTTgccagaggagagaaaggatggGACTGTGTCCATCTCTAAGCTGAAGGAGACTCAGAGCGCCCCCTCTGGTCAGGAGGTGTCCACTG CAGATGacccaacagcaacagcagaagGGTTACAGGATGAGCTAGCCTCACCATCGGAGGTCATGGAGGCTCAGAGCGCCCACTCTAGAGTAGAGGGGGACCTCG CAGAGTGTCTAGAGCAAGCAGCGGAAGAGACAGAGTGTGGGCTAGCCTCCCCATCTGCCATCGCTGAGACTGAGAGCGCCCTCTCTGTTGAGGAGGGGCAACTAG CAGACGacccaacagcaacagcagaagGGTTACAGGATGAGCTAGCCTCACCATCGGAGGTCATGGAGGCTCAGAGCGCCCACTCTAGAGTAGAGGGGGACCTCG CAGAGTGTCTAGAGCAAGCAGCGGAAGAGACAGAGTGTGGGCTAGCCTCCCCATCTGCCATCGCTGAGACTAAGAGCGCCCTCTCTGTTGAGGAGGGGCAACTAG TGGAATGCCTGGAACCTGCAGCAGAGGAAGCTGATGATGGTCAATTGTCTGTGTCTGAGCACTCTGAAGCTGACATCGCCCCCTCTGGTGAGGGGGAGGAGTGTG CAAGTGGAGGAAACATGGCTTCTCCAACAG CACAACCCAAGGCTGACATTGATGCTGACAAGCGG ACCACCCGAACAGCCCTTTCCAAAGCTAGACCCTCCTCCCTAAAAAGGCCCACCGCAGTCCCCCCGTCCCTCAGAAGGAAAGCCCCAACCCCCCCTTCTAGCAGGTGCCCCCCAGCCCCCTCCAAGCCCCCCATCTCTGGGCCCAGAGAGAGCCAGCTCAGG GCTCCAGGTGCAAGACCTCATGCTGCAGGCACTAAGATCCCAGCCATGACACCAACTCAGTCGG TCAATGGCAAAGCTGCTGCTGCCAAGAATGGCAAAG TCTCCCCCAAGGCCACCGATGCGAGTGGGGGCAACAGCCCTGGCACCCCCAAATCCCCCGCCAGCAAATCGCTGGGTACCAAGTCCCCCGCCACCGGCAAGGAGATTAAGAAGGTGGCCGTGATCCGCTCCACGCCCAAATCCCCCGGGTCGCTCAAGGGCCGCTCACCAGCCCCGCTGGCCGCCGCCGCCCCACTGCCTGACCTCAAGGGGGTCAAGTCCAAGATCGGCTCCACGGCCAACCTCAAGCACCAGCCAGGCGGAGGACAG GTCCAAATTCTGGATAAGAAGATGGACTTGAGCAGTGTCCAGTCTAAATGTGGATCCAAAGCCAATCTGAAATATCAGCCAGGAGGTGGAAAT ATCCAAATTCTCGATCAGAAGGTGGACTTCAGCAACGTCCAGTCCAGGTGTGGATCGAAGGCCAACCTCAAGCATACTCCAGGAGGTGGCAGA GTTCAGATTGTCCACAAGAAGATTGATCTGACCAACGTGCAGTCGAAGTGCGGCTCTAAAGACAACATCCACCACAAGCCAGGAGGTGGAGGGAGAAGG ATTGAGTCGCACAAGCTGAACTTCCGCGAGACAGCAAAGGCCCGCACCGACCACGGCGCCGAGATTGTCTCCCTGGAGGACTCGCCCCACGACCTCAGCACCGTCTCCTCCTCAGGCAGCATCAACATGGCCGACTCGCCGCAGCTCTCCACACTGGCCGACCAGGTGTCGGCATCTCTTGCCCAGCAGGGTTTGTGA
- the mapta gene encoding microtubule-associated protein tau isoform X12, translating to MVPGKARAFSGIAMDQQHQDFLSSSPNSHGLHYNSSDTMATSLSGMTINDHHHGNQFHKENGVAVGHMGPGDCPMKDDPTATAEGLQDELASPSEVMEAQSAHSRVEGDLAECLEQAAEETECGLASPSAIAETESALSVEEGQLADDPTATAEGLQDELASPSEVMEAQSAHSRVEGDLAECLEQAAEETECGLASPSAIAETKSALSVEEGQLVECLEPAAEEADDGQLSVSEHSEADIAPSGEGEECASGGNMASPTAQPKADIDADKRTTRTALSKARPSSLKRPTAVPPSLRRKAPTPPSSRCPPAPSKPPISGPRESQLRAPGARPHAAGTKIPAMTPTQSVNGKAAAAKNGKVSPKATDASGGNSPGTPKSPASKSLGTKSPATGKEIKKVAVIRSTPKSPGSLKGRSPAPLAAAAPLPDLKGVKSKIGSTANLKHQPGGGQVQILDKKMDLSSVQSKCGSKANLKYQPGGGNIQILDQKVDFSNVQSRCGSKANLKHTPGGGRVQILEKKMDFSNVQSKCGSKGNIKHVPGGGNVQIVDQKLDLSSVQSRCGSKDNMKHVPGGGNVQIVHKKIDLTNVQSKCGSKDNIHHKPGGGGRRIESHKLNFRETAKARTDHGAEIVSLEDSPHDLSTVSSSGSINMADSPQLSTLADQVSASLAQQGL from the exons CCTTTAGTGGAATTGCTATGGACCAGCAGCACCAGGACTTCCTGAGTTCTTCACCGAACAGCCACGGGCTTCACTACAACTCCTCGGATACCATGGCGACTTCCCTCTCCGGTATGACCATCAATGAccatcaccatggcaaccagTTCCATAAGGAGAACGGCGTTGCAGTGGGGCACATGGGACCAGGAGATTGTCCAATGAAAG ATGacccaacagcaacagcagaagGGTTACAGGATGAGCTAGCCTCACCATCGGAGGTCATGGAGGCTCAGAGCGCCCACTCTAGAGTAGAGGGGGACCTCG CAGAGTGTCTAGAGCAAGCAGCGGAAGAGACAGAGTGTGGGCTAGCCTCCCCATCTGCCATCGCTGAGACTGAGAGCGCCCTCTCTGTTGAGGAGGGGCAACTAG CAGACGacccaacagcaacagcagaagGGTTACAGGATGAGCTAGCCTCACCATCGGAGGTCATGGAGGCTCAGAGCGCCCACTCTAGAGTAGAGGGGGACCTCG CAGAGTGTCTAGAGCAAGCAGCGGAAGAGACAGAGTGTGGGCTAGCCTCCCCATCTGCCATCGCTGAGACTAAGAGCGCCCTCTCTGTTGAGGAGGGGCAACTAG TGGAATGCCTGGAACCTGCAGCAGAGGAAGCTGATGATGGTCAATTGTCTGTGTCTGAGCACTCTGAAGCTGACATCGCCCCCTCTGGTGAGGGGGAGGAGTGTG CAAGTGGAGGAAACATGGCTTCTCCAACAG CACAACCCAAGGCTGACATTGATGCTGACAAGCGG ACCACCCGAACAGCCCTTTCCAAAGCTAGACCCTCCTCCCTAAAAAGGCCCACCGCAGTCCCCCCGTCCCTCAGAAGGAAAGCCCCAACCCCCCCTTCTAGCAGGTGCCCCCCAGCCCCCTCCAAGCCCCCCATCTCTGGGCCCAGAGAGAGCCAGCTCAGG GCTCCAGGTGCAAGACCTCATGCTGCAGGCACTAAGATCCCAGCCATGACACCAACTCAGTCGG TCAATGGCAAAGCTGCTGCTGCCAAGAATGGCAAAG TCTCCCCCAAGGCCACCGATGCGAGTGGGGGCAACAGCCCTGGCACCCCCAAATCCCCCGCCAGCAAATCGCTGGGTACCAAGTCCCCCGCCACCGGCAAGGAGATTAAGAAGGTGGCCGTGATCCGCTCCACGCCCAAATCCCCCGGGTCGCTCAAGGGCCGCTCACCAGCCCCGCTGGCCGCCGCCGCCCCACTGCCTGACCTCAAGGGGGTCAAGTCCAAGATCGGCTCCACGGCCAACCTCAAGCACCAGCCAGGCGGAGGACAG GTCCAAATTCTGGATAAGAAGATGGACTTGAGCAGTGTCCAGTCTAAATGTGGATCCAAAGCCAATCTGAAATATCAGCCAGGAGGTGGAAAT ATCCAAATTCTCGATCAGAAGGTGGACTTCAGCAACGTCCAGTCCAGGTGTGGATCGAAGGCCAACCTCAAGCATACTCCAGGAGGTGGCAGA GTGCAAATTCTTGAGAAGAAGATGGACTTCAGTAATGTTCAGTCTAAGTGCGGCTCCAAAGGCAATATCAAACATGTACCGGGAGGTGGCAAT GTTCAAATTGTTGATCAGAAGTTGGACTTAAGTAGTGTCCAGTCTAGGTGTGGATCCAAAGACAATATGAAACATGTGCCAGGAGGTGGAAAT GTTCAGATTGTCCACAAGAAGATTGATCTGACCAACGTGCAGTCGAAGTGCGGCTCTAAAGACAACATCCACCACAAGCCAGGAGGTGGAGGGAGAAGG ATTGAGTCGCACAAGCTGAACTTCCGCGAGACAGCAAAGGCCCGCACCGACCACGGCGCCGAGATTGTCTCCCTGGAGGACTCGCCCCACGACCTCAGCACCGTCTCCTCCTCAGGCAGCATCAACATGGCCGACTCGCCGCAGCTCTCCACACTGGCCGACCAGGTGTCGGCATCTCTTGCCCAGCAGGGTTTGTGA
- the mapta gene encoding microtubule-associated protein tau isoform X21, whose protein sequence is MVPGKARAFSGIAMDQQHQDFLSSSPNSHGLHYNSSDTMATSLSGMTINDHHHGNQFHKENGVAVGHMGPGDCPMKVEAEESEPLPEERKDGTVSISKLKETQSAPSGQEVSTADDPTATAEGLQDELASPSEVMEAQSAHSRVEGDLAECLEQAAEETECGLASPSAIAETESALSVEEGQLVECLEPAAEEADDGQLSVSEHSEADIAPSASGGNMASPTAQPKADIDADKRTTRTALSKARPSSLKRPTAVPPSLRRKAPTPPSSRCPPAPSKPPISGPRESQLRAPGARPHAAGTKIPAMTPTQSVNGKAAAAKNGKVSPKATDASGGNSPGTPKSPASKSLGTKSPATGKEIKKVAVIRSTPKSPGSLKGRSPAPLAAAAPLPDLKGVKSKIGSTANLKHQPGGGQVQILDKKMDLSSVQSKCGSKANLKYQPGGGNIQILDQKVDFSNVQSRCGSKANLKHTPGGGRVQILEKKMDFSNVQSKCGSKGNIKHVPGGGNVQIVDQKLDLSSVQSRCGSKDNMKHVPGGGNVQIVHKKIDLTNVQSKCGSKDNIHHKPGGGGRRIESHKLNFRETAKARTDHGAEIVSLEDSPHDLSTVSSSGSINMADSPQLSTLADQVSASLAQQGL, encoded by the exons CCTTTAGTGGAATTGCTATGGACCAGCAGCACCAGGACTTCCTGAGTTCTTCACCGAACAGCCACGGGCTTCACTACAACTCCTCGGATACCATGGCGACTTCCCTCTCCGGTATGACCATCAATGAccatcaccatggcaaccagTTCCATAAGGAGAACGGCGTTGCAGTGGGGCACATGGGACCAGGAGATTGTCCAATGAAAG TGGAGGCTGAGGAGTCCGAGCCTTTgccagaggagagaaaggatggGACTGTGTCCATCTCTAAGCTGAAGGAGACTCAGAGCGCCCCCTCTGGTCAGGAGGTGTCCACTG CAGATGacccaacagcaacagcagaagGGTTACAGGATGAGCTAGCCTCACCATCGGAGGTCATGGAGGCTCAGAGCGCCCACTCTAGAGTAGAGGGGGACCTCG CAGAGTGTCTAGAGCAAGCAGCGGAAGAGACAGAGTGTGGGCTAGCCTCCCCATCTGCCATCGCTGAGACTGAGAGCGCCCTCTCTGTTGAGGAGGGGCAACTAG TGGAATGCCTGGAACCTGCAGCAGAGGAAGCTGATGATGGTCAATTGTCTGTGTCTGAGCACTCTGAAGCTGACATCGCCCCCTCTG CAAGTGGAGGAAACATGGCTTCTCCAACAG CACAACCCAAGGCTGACATTGATGCTGACAAGCGG ACCACCCGAACAGCCCTTTCCAAAGCTAGACCCTCCTCCCTAAAAAGGCCCACCGCAGTCCCCCCGTCCCTCAGAAGGAAAGCCCCAACCCCCCCTTCTAGCAGGTGCCCCCCAGCCCCCTCCAAGCCCCCCATCTCTGGGCCCAGAGAGAGCCAGCTCAGG GCTCCAGGTGCAAGACCTCATGCTGCAGGCACTAAGATCCCAGCCATGACACCAACTCAGTCGG TCAATGGCAAAGCTGCTGCTGCCAAGAATGGCAAAG TCTCCCCCAAGGCCACCGATGCGAGTGGGGGCAACAGCCCTGGCACCCCCAAATCCCCCGCCAGCAAATCGCTGGGTACCAAGTCCCCCGCCACCGGCAAGGAGATTAAGAAGGTGGCCGTGATCCGCTCCACGCCCAAATCCCCCGGGTCGCTCAAGGGCCGCTCACCAGCCCCGCTGGCCGCCGCCGCCCCACTGCCTGACCTCAAGGGGGTCAAGTCCAAGATCGGCTCCACGGCCAACCTCAAGCACCAGCCAGGCGGAGGACAG GTCCAAATTCTGGATAAGAAGATGGACTTGAGCAGTGTCCAGTCTAAATGTGGATCCAAAGCCAATCTGAAATATCAGCCAGGAGGTGGAAAT ATCCAAATTCTCGATCAGAAGGTGGACTTCAGCAACGTCCAGTCCAGGTGTGGATCGAAGGCCAACCTCAAGCATACTCCAGGAGGTGGCAGA GTGCAAATTCTTGAGAAGAAGATGGACTTCAGTAATGTTCAGTCTAAGTGCGGCTCCAAAGGCAATATCAAACATGTACCGGGAGGTGGCAAT GTTCAAATTGTTGATCAGAAGTTGGACTTAAGTAGTGTCCAGTCTAGGTGTGGATCCAAAGACAATATGAAACATGTGCCAGGAGGTGGAAAT GTTCAGATTGTCCACAAGAAGATTGATCTGACCAACGTGCAGTCGAAGTGCGGCTCTAAAGACAACATCCACCACAAGCCAGGAGGTGGAGGGAGAAGG ATTGAGTCGCACAAGCTGAACTTCCGCGAGACAGCAAAGGCCCGCACCGACCACGGCGCCGAGATTGTCTCCCTGGAGGACTCGCCCCACGACCTCAGCACCGTCTCCTCCTCAGGCAGCATCAACATGGCCGACTCGCCGCAGCTCTCCACACTGGCCGACCAGGTGTCGGCATCTCTTGCCCAGCAGGGTTTGTGA